A window of Hevea brasiliensis isolate MT/VB/25A 57/8 chromosome 14, ASM3005281v1, whole genome shotgun sequence contains these coding sequences:
- the LOC131173359 gene encoding uncharacterized protein LOC131173359, giving the protein MESKRGEEEQFNFPTMIAIKGPSSVKKTEIATKLANFLHYPLIDEADVIVALQNSITTSPTNDSNISAEYYDELPFKIACQITSTQLDLELKVIFNTVLSERSHFEHLVQLANSHEACLLVIDCEDENHGFNDCYSVGNVRKLKIDTTKAFVVEEFVPAMLQAVELPQEINLARDEGAFVRGV; this is encoded by the coding sequence ATGGAATCAAAAAGAGGTGAGGAAGAACAATTCAATTTTCCAACGATGATAGCAATAAAGGGTCCTTCAAGCGTTAAGAAGACTGAAATAGCCACCAAATTAGCTAATTTTCTTCACTATCCTCTCATCGATGAAGCAGATGTAATCGTAGCACTTCAAAACTCCATCACAACGTCCCCTACAAATGACTCCAATATCTCTGccgaatattatgatgaattgccTTTCAAAATTGCTTGCCAAATCACCTCAACCCAGCTCGATCTGGAGCTGAAAGTTATCTTCAACACTGTGCTCTCAGAACGTTCACATTTTGAACATTTGGTGCAATTGGCAAATTCCCATGAAGCCTGTCTGCTCGTCATTGATTGTGAAGATGAAAACCATGGATTCAATGATTGCTATAGCGTTGGAAATGTTCGAAAGCTCAAAATCGACACTACCAAGGCATTTGTGGTGGAGGAATTTGTTCCTGCAATGCTTCAAGCTGTAGAACTCCCTCAAG